The Gadus macrocephalus chromosome 13, ASM3116895v1 genome includes a window with the following:
- the LOC132470768 gene encoding trypsin-like codes for MAAIKPLLLRVCWGLLGLLTADCKVRAQGRIVGGYTPAPNSIQYIVSLQSTQGQHFCGGALVHRYWVLTAAHCNIGAEHMMVVAGDYSMRTFEGTEQYSKPRLLLTHPLYNKSTNNADIMLIKLRAPVVLNRYVSLAALPRQGTGVMEGQLCQVSGWGYTSLVGGQAPSTLRTVNVPIVSTARCNGSLSFSGNITANMICAGFRSGGKDACKGDSGGPLVCGGRVYGLVSWGNGCGNAKFPGVYTAVSKFRRWIDRIIYGSYLRCTREVLDKY; via the exons ATGGCTGCTATCAAACCACTGctgctgcgtgtgtgttgggggcTGCTGGGTCTCCTCACCGCTGACT GCAAGGTGCGGGCGCAGGGCCGGATCGTGGGTGGGTATACCCCAGCACCCAACTCCATTCAATACATAGTGTCGCTGCAGAGCACCCAGGGACAACACTTCTGTGGCGGGGCTCTGGTTCACAGGTACTGGGTGCTGACAGCAGCACATTGCAATATCGG GGCAGAGCATATGATGGTCGTAGCAGGAGACTACTCCATGAGGACCTTTGAAGGCACCGAACAGTATTCCAAACCTCGTCTGCTCCTCACACACCCCCTCTACAACAAGAGCACCAACAACGCCGACATCATGCTCATCAAG CTGCGGGCCCCCGTGGTGCTGAACCGCTACGTGTCCCTTGCTGCCCTCCCCAGACAGGGCACCGGCGTCATGGAGGGCCAACTGTGTCAGGTGTCTGGGTGGGGCTACACCAGCCTGGTCGGGGGCCAGGCGCCCTCCACTCTGAGGACGGTCAATGTGCCCATTGTGTCCACGGCGAGGTGCAATGGCAGCCTGTCTTTCAGCGGGAACATCACGGCCAACATGATCTGCGCCGGCTTCCGGAGCGGGGGCAAGGACGCGTGCAAG GGAGACTCCGGTGGGCCGCTGGTGTGCGGGGGTCGAGTCTACGGCTTGGTGTCCTGGGGCAACGGCTGTGGCAACGCCAAGTTCCCCGGAGTATATACGGCGGTGTCCAAGTTCCGTCGCTGGATAGACCGCATCATCTACGGCTCCTACCTGCGCTGCACTAGAGAAGTACTGGACAAGTACTAG